Proteins from a single region of Hordeum vulgare subsp. vulgare chromosome 6H, MorexV3_pseudomolecules_assembly, whole genome shotgun sequence:
- the LOC123403457 gene encoding uncharacterized protein LOC123403457, with amino-acid sequence MGMVSGELSAEPHYHLPYPAAGEADHGEPEEDLVTCQMCRWVSHERKIGGFAEEEHGEHPSSFTTKIEFTAKCKSDGGGSLVPYGMDVWSTGIGSQKKSTTEGECFNSYNQRLQGEY; translated from the exons ATGGGGATGGTGAGCGGCGAGCTGTCAGCAGAACCCCACTACCATCTCCCATATCCTGCCGCTGGCGAGGCGGACCATGGAGAGCCCGAGGAAGATTTGGTCACTTGCCAGATGTGCCGATGGGTGTCTCATGAACGAAAA ATTGGAGGCTTTGCAGAAGAAGAGCACGGAGAGCACCCCTCTTCCTTTACAACTAAAATTGAATTTACAG CGAAGTGCAAATCAGATGGTGGAGGATCATTGGTGCCGTATGGGATGGATGTTTGGTCTACTGGCATAG GTTCTCAGAAAAAATCAACAACTGAAGGAGAGTGTTTTAATTCCTATAATCAACGGCTACAAGGGGAGTATTGA